The stretch of DNA ACAGAACTTCCTGGAAACCTTCCATCGTCCCAATGTCGAGATCGTCAGCGTCAAGGACAATCCGATCGAGCGCGTGACCCCTGACGGCGTACAGACGGCGGACGGGACGGTCCACAAGCTCGATGTCATCATTCTGGCAACCGGGTTCGACGCCGGAACAGGCGCGCTGACGCGCATCGACATCCGCGGTCGCGATGGCAGGGCATTGAAGGATGATTGGAGCGCGGATATCCGCACCACCATGGGTCTGCAGATTCATGGCTATCCGAACCTGTTCACGACGGCCGTGCCGCTCGCGCCGTCGGCCGCCTTGTGCAACATGACGACCTGCCTCCAGAAGCAGGTCGAGTGGATCGACAACTGCATCAAGTACATGCGCAGCAGAAATCTGGAAGTCATCGAGCCGACAAAGGATGCGGAAGACCAATGGGTGGCGCATCACGACGAGACCGCCAATGCGACACTCATCGCCAAAACCAACTCCTGGTATCTCGGCTCGAATGTCGAGGGCAAGCCGCGCCGGGTGCTGTCCTACACCGGCGGCGTAGGTACCTATCACGGCAAATGCGACGAGGTCGCAGCAAGCGGCTACCGCGGCTTCGCCATGCATTGAGAGCGGCGCCGCCAGGCTTCGTAACAAGCCTCGTGACAACGATCCTGTCGCACGCGACCGCAGCCGTCGCGTGCGACCGAACGCAAGCTCCAGGCAGCGATCGAAAGCATTCATCACATAAAGGGAGGAAGACAATGAGCACTGGTTTCAATGCGTCGGCAAACGCCGTTCTCGATGGGGTCGTTGCGTCAAACCCGCGCGTCCCCGGCGTGGTCGCAATGGTCACAGACCGTCATCGCAATATCTACGAAGGCGCGGCCGGCAAGCGTTGTCTCGATCAGCCGGCCGAAATGACGACGGACAGCGTTTTCGCCATCTTCTCGACGACCAAAGCGATCACCGGCACGGCGATTCTGCAGCTCGTCGAACAGGGCAAGCTCGATCTCGATGCGCCGGCCAAGGTCTACGCCCCCGACATCGGCAAGCTGCAGGTGATCGAGGGCTTCGACGCCAAGGGCGAACCGAAATTACGCCCCCCGAAGCGCGACGTGACCACGCGCATGCTGATGGTTCACACCGCCGGCTTTGGTTATGATTTCTTCAGTCATACCTATAATCGCCTGGCGCAGGAGAAGGGTCAGCCCAGCGTCATCACGTCTTCCAAGGCGTCGCTGATGACCCCGCTTCTGTTTGATCCGGGCGACAAATGGGAATACGGAACCAATCTCGACTGGTGCGGTCAAATCGTCGAGGCCATCACCGGAAAGCGGCTCGGCGAGGTGTTCAAGACGCGCATTTTCGAACCCCTCGGAATGAATGACACGAGCTTCGACCTCACGGATGCGATGCGCAGCAAGCTCGCCGGGGTTCATGCAAGAGGCGCCGATGGCTCGCTCACGCCAATGGACTTCGAGCTTCCCGCCAATCCCCAAGTTCACATGGGCGGCCATGGCCTTTACGCCACCGTCGGCGATTACATGCGCTTCATCCGCATGTGGCTCAACGATGGTGCGGGCGACAATGGCCGGGTGCTAAAGCCCGAGACCGTGCGCATGGCGGCGCAGAACCATCTGGGCGACAAAAAGGTGACGGCGCTTCCGGGAGTCATTCCCTCGCTGTCCAATGACGCGGAGTTCTTCCCGGGCCAGTCGAAGTCCTGGGCGCTGACGTTCATGATCAACGACGAACAGGCCCCGACGGGACGTCCGGCCGGTGCTCTCGGTTGGGCCGGCCTCGCCAATCTCTTCTACTGGATCGATCGGGCGAATGGGTTCGGTGGATTCTGGGCCACACAAATTCTGCCCTTCGGCGATCCGGCTTCGTTCGTCGGTTACATGAACTTCGAAACGGCGTTTTACGACAGCCTGAAGCTACGAAAGGCGGGCTAGAATTCGTTGGGAGCTTTCGCTCTCTGGAGCGGCCTCCCGC from Bradyrhizobium sp. AZCC 1693 encodes:
- a CDS encoding serine hydrolase domain-containing protein, with the protein product MSTGFNASANAVLDGVVASNPRVPGVVAMVTDRHRNIYEGAAGKRCLDQPAEMTTDSVFAIFSTTKAITGTAILQLVEQGKLDLDAPAKVYAPDIGKLQVIEGFDAKGEPKLRPPKRDVTTRMLMVHTAGFGYDFFSHTYNRLAQEKGQPSVITSSKASLMTPLLFDPGDKWEYGTNLDWCGQIVEAITGKRLGEVFKTRIFEPLGMNDTSFDLTDAMRSKLAGVHARGADGSLTPMDFELPANPQVHMGGHGLYATVGDYMRFIRMWLNDGAGDNGRVLKPETVRMAAQNHLGDKKVTALPGVIPSLSNDAEFFPGQSKSWALTFMINDEQAPTGRPAGALGWAGLANLFYWIDRANGFGGFWATQILPFGDPASFVGYMNFETAFYDSLKLRKAG